The nucleotide window GTGATCGGGCATGCCAACCAGTTGGCCAGCCCACGCTTCTCGACGCTCACCGCAGCGGCCGGGCGGGCAGCGCAGCGGCTGCAGACCGAGGACGCGCTGAAGTTCCTGGCCGACGTGTTCTGGTTCTCCCTCGAGTTCGGCGTGATCCACGAGGACGGCCTGCTGAAGGCGTACGGGGCCGGCATCCTCTCCTCCTACGGCGAGATGGACGAATTCCGGCAGATGGAGATCCGCCCGTTGGACATCGGCCAGATGGGCACCCTGAACTACGACATCACGTCCTATCAGCCGATCCTGTTCGCGGCCGACTCGCTGGATCAACTGGACGACGTGGTCGGGGTGTTCTTCGAGACCTGCGACGACGAAACCCCGGACCGGGTGCGCCGAGAGCTGCACCTGACGAGCTGAACGCGTCGGGCCGTAGGATGCGGCCCATGGTGACAGCGATCGTGTTCGTCAAGGCCGAGGTGTCCCGGATCCCGGAGGTGGCCGAGGAGATCGCGGCGCTCCGCGGCGTCAGCGAGGTCTATTCGGTGACCGGGACGATCGACCTGATCGCCATGGTCCGGGTGCACAGCCACGAACAGGTGGCCGAGGTGGTCGCCGACCAGCTGAACAAGGTGCCCGGCGTCACCGGCACCGAGACCCACATCGCCTTCCGGG belongs to Microlunatus elymi and includes:
- a CDS encoding Lrp/AsnC family transcriptional regulator, translated to MVTAIVFVKAEVSRIPEVAEEIAALRGVSEVYSVTGTIDLIAMVRVHSHEQVAEVVADQLNKVPGVTGTETHIAFRAYSSHDLEAAFDLGTA